One Streptomyces sp. B21-105 genomic region harbors:
- a CDS encoding L,D-transpeptidase has protein sequence MNVRPISGASVGGRSRGRNRRLALIVGGMLFAVTACAGGGDDPGSGSDAKAGGDKGATAAAESKQSEAVVTIAPKTGAKDVDTSGALKVTAAKGKLTEVTVKDAKGRKIDGAISADGVGWTPATHLAASTEYQVHAVAKDAAGRTSAEDSAFTTLSPQNTFVGNFTPEDGSKVGVGMPFSVRFTRGITKSADVEKAIRITTVPAVEVEGHWFGNDRLDFRPEKYWKAGTKVTVELNLDGVEGRKGVYGKQSKTVSFTIGRDQVTVVDAKKHTMKVMREGKVVKTIPVTTGKPGYATWNGQMVISEKFTVTRMNGDTVGYDGEYDIKDVPHAMRLTNSGTFVHGNYWGGDAFGNYNASHGCIGLRDVRGGYDGSVPAAWFFNQSMVGDVVVVKNSTDPVVDPSNGLNGWNISWADWKK, from the coding sequence TTGAACGTGCGACCGATATCGGGGGCGTCGGTTGGCGGGCGCTCACGGGGCCGCAACAGACGACTGGCGCTGATCGTCGGCGGGATGCTGTTCGCCGTCACGGCGTGCGCCGGGGGCGGTGACGACCCGGGTTCCGGGTCCGACGCGAAGGCCGGGGGCGACAAGGGAGCCACGGCCGCCGCGGAGAGCAAGCAGTCGGAGGCGGTCGTCACCATCGCCCCGAAGACCGGCGCCAAGGACGTGGACACCAGCGGCGCCCTCAAGGTCACCGCGGCCAAGGGCAAGCTGACCGAGGTCACCGTCAAGGACGCCAAGGGCAGGAAGATCGACGGCGCGATCTCGGCGGACGGCGTCGGCTGGACGCCCGCCACCCACCTGGCCGCGTCCACCGAGTACCAGGTGCACGCGGTCGCCAAGGACGCCGCGGGCCGCACGTCCGCCGAGGACTCCGCCTTCACCACGCTTAGCCCGCAGAACACCTTCGTCGGCAACTTCACGCCCGAGGACGGCTCCAAGGTCGGCGTCGGCATGCCGTTCTCGGTCCGGTTCACCCGGGGCATCACCAAGTCCGCGGACGTCGAGAAGGCCATCAGGATCACGACCGTGCCGGCGGTCGAGGTCGAGGGCCACTGGTTCGGCAACGACCGCCTGGACTTCCGTCCGGAGAAGTACTGGAAGGCCGGCACCAAGGTGACCGTCGAGCTGAACCTCGACGGCGTCGAGGGCCGCAAGGGCGTCTACGGCAAGCAGTCCAAGACGGTGTCCTTCACCATCGGCCGCGACCAGGTGACCGTCGTGGACGCCAAGAAGCACACGATGAAGGTCATGCGGGAGGGCAAGGTCGTCAAGACCATCCCGGTCACCACCGGCAAGCCCGGCTACGCCACCTGGAACGGCCAGATGGTCATCAGCGAGAAGTTCACCGTGACCCGCATGAACGGCGACACGGTCGGCTACGACGGCGAGTACGACATCAAGGACGTCCCGCACGCCATGCGGCTGACCAACTCCGGCACCTTCGTGCACGGCAACTACTGGGGCGGCGACGCCTTCGGCAACTACAACGCCAGCCACGGCTGCATCGGCCTGCGCGACGTGCGCGGCGGCTACGACGGCTCCGTGCCGGCCGCGTGGTTCTTCAACCAGTCGATGGTCGGCGACGTGGTCGTCGTGAAGAACTCCACCGACCCGGTGGTCGACCCGTCCAACGGCCTCAACGGCTGGAACATCTCCTGGGCGGACTGGAAGAAGTAG
- the glgX gene encoding glycogen debranching protein GlgX, with amino-acid sequence MSSAAEQEAVAAERATPETVVNGVSRKVPGPPVWPGASTPLGARFRVGPDGVAGTNFALWAGGAEAVELCLFDEAGRETRARLTELTHEIWHGFVPGIMPGQRYGYRVHGRWDPWTGGRWNPAKLLLDPYARAVDGEFLLPPEVYGHVRDWPQQQVADTVRDERDSAPHVPKGVVVHDDDDWADDRRPKTPWADSVIYELHVRGFTRRHPGVPEELRGTYAGLAHPAAVEHLVRLGVTAVELLPVHQFAHEDHLLRRGLKNYWGYNSIGYFAPHAAYAAAGTTGQQVGEFKRMVRALHAAGIEVILDVVYNHTAEAGELGPTLSLKGVDNRGYYRLQSDARRYADYTGCGNTLHVVQPHVLRLITDSLRYWVTEMGVDGFRFDLAAALARSMHDVDMLSPFLAVIAQDPVLRRVKLIAEPWDVGSGGYQVGAFPPLWTEWNDRYRDAVRDFWRHALPDVREMGYRLSGSSDLYAWGGRRPYASVNFVTAHDGFTLRDLVSYERKHNEANGEGNRDGTNDNRSWNGGAEGATADEDVTALRRRQLRNLLTTLLLSTGVPMLVAGDEFGRTQQGNNNAYCQDNEISWVDWGLLEEPGWRALFDLTARLIALRHRHPVLRRRAFFSGRAHSADGLRDLAWFTERGTEMTEGDWYAPAATLGMYLSGRDIPGRDERGAPIADDSFLAVLHAGHRPVDFALPGPPWAERYEVVVDTSREEQDEAPAVVLPAGTTVTVPARTVLLLRVVR; translated from the coding sequence GTGTCCAGCGCAGCCGAGCAGGAGGCGGTGGCGGCCGAGCGCGCCACGCCGGAGACCGTCGTGAACGGCGTCTCGCGCAAGGTGCCGGGCCCACCCGTGTGGCCGGGCGCGTCCACACCGCTGGGCGCCCGGTTCCGGGTCGGCCCTGACGGGGTCGCCGGCACCAACTTCGCGCTGTGGGCGGGCGGCGCGGAGGCCGTCGAGCTGTGCCTGTTCGACGAGGCCGGACGGGAGACACGCGCCCGGCTCACCGAGCTCACGCACGAGATCTGGCACGGCTTCGTGCCCGGCATCATGCCCGGCCAGCGCTACGGCTACCGGGTGCACGGCCGCTGGGACCCGTGGACCGGCGGCCGCTGGAACCCGGCGAAGCTGCTCCTCGACCCGTACGCCCGCGCGGTGGACGGCGAGTTCCTGCTGCCGCCGGAGGTGTACGGGCACGTCCGCGACTGGCCCCAGCAGCAGGTCGCCGACACCGTGCGCGACGAACGCGACTCCGCGCCGCACGTCCCGAAGGGCGTCGTCGTGCACGACGACGACGACTGGGCCGACGACCGCCGCCCGAAGACGCCGTGGGCCGACTCGGTGATCTACGAGCTGCATGTGCGGGGCTTCACCCGACGGCACCCCGGCGTCCCGGAGGAACTGCGCGGCACCTACGCCGGTCTGGCGCACCCGGCCGCCGTGGAGCACCTGGTGCGGCTGGGCGTGACGGCGGTGGAGCTGCTGCCGGTCCACCAGTTCGCGCACGAGGACCATCTGCTGCGCCGCGGCCTGAAGAACTACTGGGGCTACAACTCGATCGGCTACTTCGCGCCGCACGCCGCGTACGCCGCCGCGGGAACGACGGGTCAGCAGGTCGGCGAGTTCAAGCGGATGGTGCGCGCCCTGCACGCGGCGGGGATCGAGGTGATCCTCGACGTCGTCTACAACCACACGGCGGAGGCCGGCGAGCTGGGACCGACCCTGTCGCTGAAGGGCGTCGACAACCGCGGCTACTACCGTCTGCAGTCCGACGCCCGGCGCTACGCCGACTACACGGGCTGCGGGAACACCCTGCACGTGGTCCAGCCGCATGTGCTGCGCCTGATCACCGACTCGCTGCGCTACTGGGTGACGGAGATGGGCGTCGACGGCTTCCGCTTCGACCTGGCGGCGGCGCTGGCCCGCTCCATGCACGACGTCGACATGCTCTCCCCGTTCCTCGCGGTGATCGCGCAGGACCCGGTGCTGCGCCGGGTGAAGCTCATCGCGGAGCCCTGGGACGTGGGCTCGGGCGGCTACCAGGTGGGCGCCTTCCCGCCGCTGTGGACGGAGTGGAACGACCGCTACCGCGACGCCGTGCGGGACTTCTGGCGGCACGCCCTGCCGGACGTGCGGGAGATGGGCTACCGGCTGTCCGGCTCGAGCGACCTGTACGCGTGGGGCGGGCGGCGGCCGTACGCGTCGGTCAACTTCGTGACCGCGCACGACGGTTTCACCCTGCGCGACCTGGTGTCCTACGAGCGCAAGCACAACGAGGCCAACGGCGAGGGCAACCGGGACGGCACGAACGACAACCGCTCCTGGAACGGCGGCGCCGAGGGCGCGACGGCCGACGAGGACGTGACTGCGCTGCGGCGCCGGCAGTTGCGCAACCTGCTGACGACGCTGCTGCTGTCGACGGGCGTGCCGATGCTGGTCGCGGGCGACGAGTTCGGGCGCACCCAGCAGGGCAACAACAACGCCTACTGCCAGGACAACGAGATCAGCTGGGTGGACTGGGGGCTGCTGGAGGAGCCGGGCTGGCGGGCCCTGTTCGACCTCACCGCCCGGCTGATCGCGCTGCGGCACCGCCACCCGGTGCTCCGCCGCCGCGCCTTCTTCTCCGGCCGGGCGCACTCGGCGGACGGGCTGCGGGACCTGGCCTGGTTCACGGAGCGGGGCACGGAGATGACGGAGGGGGACTGGTACGCGCCCGCGGCGACCCTGGGGATGTACCTCTCCGGGCGGGACATCCCCGGCCGCGACGAACGGGGCGCCCCGATCGCCGACGACAGCTTCCTCGCCGTCCTGCACGCGGGGCACCGCCCGGTGGACTTCGCCCTGCCGGGCCCGCCGTGGGCAGAGCGGTACGAGGTGGTCGTCGACACGTCCCGCGAGGAACAGGACGAGGCGCCCGCGGTCGTCCTCCCGGCAGGCACCACGGTGACCGTCCCGGCACGGACGGTGCTGCTGCTGCGGGTGGTGAGGTGA
- a CDS encoding EF-hand domain-containing protein produces MADIEEARNHFQRIDTDGDGFITAAEFKSALAQEGDWNVTESVAEAIIKSRDLNGDKVLSFDEFWAHLSK; encoded by the coding sequence GTGGCCGACATCGAAGAAGCGCGCAACCATTTCCAGCGGATCGACACGGACGGCGACGGCTTCATCACCGCGGCCGAGTTCAAGAGCGCCCTGGCTCAGGAGGGCGACTGGAACGTCACGGAGTCGGTCGCCGAGGCCATCATCAAGTCCCGCGACCTGAACGGCGACAAGGTCCTCTCGTTCGACGAGTTCTGGGCCCACCTGAGCAAGTGA
- a CDS encoding YVTN family beta-propeller repeat protein, which translates to MHRNLVTSALLTGAALAVLAACGTDSRSGAGGTGRTTERAVPAPTKKAARPVVDGLPGMPPVLDPGDVYAADRPNRLSPVVKDFPSRVYVPNTESDTVSVIDPKTYRVIETLHVGRQPQHVVPSWDLKTLWVNNNRGHTLTPIDPATGKAGKPVEVHDPYNLYFTPNGKYAVVMASLDRELVFRDPHTMKRIKTEPVTCYGVNHADFSLDGKYFIVSCEFSGELLKVDTERMKVVAQQKLPLQGAMPQDVKVSPDGKRFYVADMMAHGMWIVDGDTFGKPRFLHTGKGCHGLYVSRDSREMYVTNRGEGTVSVFDFAKGELTKKWRLPDGGSPDMGGVSADGKVLWLSGRYNSEVYAIDTADGHQLARIKVGAGPHGLAVYPQPGRYSLGHTGVFR; encoded by the coding sequence ATGCACCGCAACCTCGTCACAAGCGCCCTGCTCACCGGCGCCGCGCTCGCCGTCCTCGCCGCCTGCGGCACCGACAGCCGAAGCGGCGCGGGCGGGACGGGCCGGACCACCGAGCGGGCCGTGCCCGCGCCGACGAAGAAGGCCGCCAGACCGGTCGTCGACGGCCTGCCGGGCATGCCGCCCGTACTCGACCCGGGGGACGTCTACGCCGCCGACCGGCCGAACCGGCTCTCGCCGGTGGTCAAGGACTTCCCCTCCCGGGTCTACGTCCCCAACACCGAGTCCGACACCGTCTCCGTCATCGATCCGAAGACGTACCGGGTGATCGAAACGCTCCACGTCGGACGCCAGCCGCAGCACGTCGTCCCGTCCTGGGACCTCAAGACCCTGTGGGTCAACAACAACCGCGGGCACACGCTCACCCCGATCGACCCCGCGACCGGGAAGGCGGGCAAGCCGGTCGAGGTGCACGACCCCTACAACCTCTACTTCACGCCCAACGGCAAGTACGCCGTCGTGATGGCCTCCCTCGACCGTGAGCTCGTCTTCCGGGACCCGCACACGATGAAGCGGATCAAGACCGAACCGGTCACCTGCTACGGCGTCAACCACGCCGACTTCTCCCTGGACGGGAAGTACTTCATCGTGTCCTGCGAGTTCAGCGGCGAACTGCTGAAGGTCGACACCGAGCGGATGAAGGTCGTCGCCCAGCAGAAGCTGCCCCTCCAGGGCGCCATGCCGCAGGACGTGAAGGTGTCGCCGGACGGCAAGCGCTTCTACGTCGCCGACATGATGGCCCACGGCATGTGGATCGTCGACGGAGACACCTTCGGCAAACCGCGGTTCCTGCACACCGGCAAGGGCTGCCACGGGCTGTACGTCAGCCGCGACTCCCGCGAGATGTACGTCACCAACCGTGGCGAGGGCACCGTCTCCGTCTTCGACTTCGCCAAGGGCGAGCTCACCAAGAAGTGGCGGCTCCCGGACGGCGGCAGCCCCGACATGGGCGGCGTCTCGGCGGACGGCAAGGTCCTGTGGCTGTCCGGGCGGTACAACTCCGAGGTGTACGCGATCGACACCGCCGACGGTCACCAGCTCGCCCGCATCAAGGTCGGCGCCGGCCCGCACGGCCTGGCCGTCTACCCGCAGCCCGGCCGCTACTCGCTCGGCCACACGGGTGTGTTCCGCTAG
- a CDS encoding L,D-transpeptidase, which translates to MRHVHGRARRAGVALAAVLTWAGLLAGAVGCSGGIGGAGGDSRSGLDRMLGKPPAPEDVIRVSPQDGAKGVRPGTQLSVRVPAGRLESVKVVRSQDARESEVKGRIAADGLSWRPAEDRLGLAARYTVDVVALDGEGNRSARHTTFTTFVPEKRFIGYVTPENRATVGTGMIVSLEFNREIRDRAAVERAVRVTAEPATEIRAHWFGGTRLDFRPEEYWQPGTEVTVDLGLRDVEGAPGVYGLQDKSFSFTVGRSQVSLVDAAKHTMQVRRDGELLATVPITAGSPENTTYNGKMVVSEMLELTRMNGATVGFKKANGKGEYDIPDVPHAMRLTSSGTFLHGNYWAQDVFGRANVSHGCVGLRDVKGGGSDTPAGWFFDRSLIGDVVEVVHSKDKRVAPDNGLGGWNMTWRDWTAGSALN; encoded by the coding sequence GTGAGGCACGTACATGGGCGCGCACGGCGCGCGGGGGTCGCACTGGCCGCCGTACTGACATGGGCAGGACTGCTGGCCGGGGCCGTCGGCTGTAGCGGCGGGATCGGCGGGGCCGGCGGTGACAGCCGCAGCGGACTCGACCGGATGCTCGGCAAACCCCCGGCCCCCGAGGACGTCATCCGCGTCAGCCCGCAGGACGGCGCGAAGGGCGTACGGCCCGGGACACAGCTGTCGGTGCGGGTGCCGGCCGGCCGGCTGGAGTCGGTGAAGGTCGTCAGATCGCAGGACGCGCGGGAGAGCGAGGTGAAGGGGCGGATCGCCGCGGACGGTCTGAGCTGGCGGCCGGCGGAGGACCGGCTCGGGCTCGCCGCCCGCTACACGGTCGACGTGGTGGCGCTGGACGGTGAGGGGAACCGCTCGGCGCGCCACACCACGTTCACCACCTTCGTCCCCGAGAAGCGCTTCATCGGCTACGTCACTCCCGAGAACCGGGCCACCGTGGGCACCGGGATGATCGTCTCGCTGGAGTTCAACCGCGAGATCCGCGACCGCGCCGCCGTCGAACGCGCCGTCCGGGTCACGGCCGAGCCGGCCACCGAGATCAGGGCGCACTGGTTCGGCGGCACCCGCCTCGACTTCCGCCCCGAGGAGTACTGGCAGCCGGGCACCGAGGTGACGGTCGACCTCGGGCTGCGGGACGTCGAGGGGGCGCCAGGCGTCTACGGCCTGCAGGACAAGTCGTTCTCCTTCACCGTCGGCCGCAGCCAGGTGTCCCTGGTGGACGCGGCCAAGCACACCATGCAGGTGCGGCGGGACGGCGAACTGCTGGCCACCGTGCCGATCACGGCAGGGTCGCCCGAGAACACCACCTACAACGGCAAGATGGTGGTGAGCGAGATGCTGGAGCTGACCCGGATGAACGGCGCCACGGTCGGCTTCAAGAAGGCGAACGGCAAGGGCGAGTACGACATCCCGGACGTTCCGCACGCCATGCGTCTGACCAGCTCCGGCACGTTCCTGCACGGCAACTACTGGGCTCAGGACGTCTTCGGCAGGGCCAACGTCAGCCACGGCTGCGTGGGTCTGCGGGACGTGAAGGGCGGCGGCTCGGACACGCCCGCGGGCTGGTTCTTCGACCGCTCCCTCATCGGCGACGTCGTCGAGGTGGTCCACAGCAAGGACAAGCGGGTCGCCCCGGACAACGGCCTCGGCGGCTGGAACATGACCTGGCGGGATTGGACGGCGGGCAGCGCCCTGAACTGA
- a CDS encoding enoyl-CoA hydratase/isomerase family protein, with translation MTVNLEVAEGVGTIRLDRPPMNALDVATQDRLKELAEEATRRDDVRAVVLYGGEKVFAAGADIKEMQDMDHTAMVLRSRALQESFTAVARIPKPVVAAVTGYALGGGCELALCADFRIAGDDARLGQPEILLGLIPGAGGTQRLSRLIGPSKAKDLIFTGRMVKADEALALGLVDRVAPAADVYTEAHAWAAKLAQGPALALRAAKESIDTGLETDVETGLAVERTWFAGLFATADRETGMRSFVAEGPGKAKFL, from the coding sequence ATGACCGTGAATCTCGAAGTCGCCGAAGGCGTCGGCACGATCCGCCTCGACCGTCCGCCCATGAACGCGCTGGACGTCGCCACGCAGGACCGTCTCAAGGAGCTCGCCGAGGAGGCCACCCGGCGCGACGACGTCCGCGCGGTCGTCCTGTACGGCGGCGAGAAGGTGTTCGCGGCGGGCGCGGACATCAAGGAGATGCAGGACATGGACCACACCGCGATGGTGCTGCGCTCCCGCGCCCTGCAGGAGTCCTTCACGGCGGTGGCCCGCATCCCCAAGCCGGTCGTCGCGGCCGTGACCGGGTACGCGCTGGGCGGCGGCTGTGAACTCGCGCTCTGCGCCGACTTCCGCATCGCCGGGGACGACGCCAGGCTGGGCCAGCCGGAGATCCTGCTCGGGCTGATCCCCGGGGCCGGCGGCACCCAGCGTCTCTCCCGGCTGATCGGCCCCTCCAAGGCGAAGGACCTCATCTTCACGGGCCGGATGGTGAAGGCCGACGAGGCGCTGGCCCTCGGGCTGGTGGACCGGGTGGCGCCGGCCGCCGACGTGTACACCGAGGCGCACGCCTGGGCGGCGAAGCTGGCGCAGGGGCCGGCGCTGGCGCTGCGCGCGGCGAAGGAGTCGATCGACACCGGTCTGGAGACGGACGTCGAGACGGGCCTGGCGGTGGAACGCACCTGGTTCGCCGGTCTGTTCGCCACCGCGGACCGCGAGACCGGCATGCGCAGCTTCGTGGCGGAAGGCCCCGGCAAGGCCAAGTTCCTGTGA
- a CDS encoding FhaA domain-containing protein: protein MGTLNKLEQRFEALVNDTFAKIFRSAVQPLEFAGALRRECDVNARIWTQGYTIAPNNFVVELSPGDHELYSACLVMLGEELVEKVRAHAEEQRYSFVGPLKVQLQRSENLKAGQYRVRSRLEVPPEGRHALEVDRRYRATRATAVGPASGGDATRQPSTQVLRGQKRALTPDQLISMGLAFSEDGSLVRAAPPNAVAAPSRTLRPVEPMPDRPGVAVLSRSVHAVRAPAAGHAGRPALDPAGAHAHAPGRETGHQLIVRPPEPQIGSLPAGQPAAPLDPIGDSCPADATSHRSDMRVPGITSARRHAVASVPEGPAISPKGQNMTNDRDICPDDAVPDRGRELSAGHVLTPPDPYVNGRPRAAAPMEPLTSPRTADEPVPAESRFDAVPHTAPHDRGPQPTRGTGGTPAYSRLPAHHPPAQWMTPDWSGRGALGQSATVELSSDRLLRGRSTGRRALSRLRMGGGAAERERQQKLAILRTPVMQCHKIAVISLKGGVGKTTTTTALGATLATERQDRVVAIDANPDAGTLSRRVRRETGATIRDLVAEIPNLTNYMSVRRFTSQSPSGLEVLANEVDPALSTAFNDEDYRQVVGCLGQHYPIILTDSGTGLLHSAMRGILDFADQLIVVATPSVDGATSASTTLDWLNAHQYEDLVSRSITVVSEARRKSKMVKVNEVVDHFRARCRGVVVIPFDEHLSTGSEVDLEQMKARTREAYFDLATLVAADFPRTQPEAVSWAASYPHSGYNAPSYFAAPARA, encoded by the coding sequence GTGGGAACGCTGAACAAGCTGGAACAGCGCTTCGAGGCTCTGGTCAACGACACCTTTGCCAAGATCTTCAGATCCGCCGTGCAACCACTGGAGTTCGCCGGCGCGCTCCGGCGCGAGTGTGACGTCAACGCCAGGATCTGGACCCAGGGGTACACGATCGCGCCCAACAATTTCGTCGTCGAACTCAGTCCGGGCGACCACGAGCTGTACAGCGCGTGCCTGGTCATGCTCGGTGAAGAGCTGGTCGAGAAGGTGCGCGCGCATGCCGAGGAACAGCGGTACTCCTTCGTAGGTCCGTTGAAGGTTCAGTTGCAGCGGTCGGAGAACCTGAAGGCGGGGCAGTACCGCGTGCGCAGTCGCCTCGAAGTGCCGCCGGAGGGCCGGCACGCTCTGGAGGTCGATCGGCGGTACCGGGCCACGCGTGCGACGGCGGTCGGGCCGGCCAGCGGTGGCGACGCGACCCGGCAACCGTCGACGCAAGTCCTGCGCGGCCAAAAGCGGGCTCTGACCCCGGATCAGCTCATATCGATGGGGCTTGCCTTCAGCGAAGACGGAAGCCTGGTCCGCGCTGCCCCGCCGAACGCTGTCGCCGCGCCATCGCGGACGCTCCGCCCCGTCGAGCCCATGCCGGACCGCCCGGGTGTCGCCGTCCTGTCCCGGTCCGTTCACGCGGTGCGCGCCCCTGCCGCTGGGCACGCCGGGCGTCCGGCGCTCGACCCCGCAGGAGCCCATGCACACGCCCCGGGCCGGGAGACGGGGCACCAGCTCATCGTCCGCCCGCCCGAGCCGCAGATCGGAAGCCTGCCCGCCGGACAGCCGGCGGCGCCCCTTGATCCGATCGGCGACTCCTGCCCGGCAGACGCCACAAGTCATCGGTCCGACATGCGGGTGCCGGGCATCACATCTGCCCGCCGCCACGCCGTCGCCTCTGTGCCCGAGGGGCCCGCCATCTCGCCGAAAGGACAGAACATGACGAACGATCGCGACATCTGCCCCGACGATGCTGTACCCGACAGGGGCAGGGAACTCTCCGCCGGGCACGTTCTCACACCGCCGGACCCGTACGTCAACGGCCGGCCCCGGGCCGCCGCACCGATGGAACCGCTGACCAGCCCCAGGACGGCCGACGAGCCGGTGCCCGCGGAGAGCCGCTTCGACGCGGTGCCCCATACGGCTCCCCATGACAGAGGCCCGCAGCCGACCCGGGGCACCGGTGGAACACCGGCCTACTCCCGCCTGCCTGCGCACCACCCTCCGGCGCAGTGGATGACGCCGGACTGGAGCGGCCGCGGGGCGCTGGGACAGAGTGCGACGGTCGAGCTCTCGTCCGACCGCCTGCTGCGCGGCCGGTCGACCGGCCGACGAGCTCTCAGCCGGTTGCGCATGGGCGGCGGGGCCGCCGAACGAGAGCGCCAGCAGAAGCTGGCCATCCTCCGCACGCCGGTGATGCAGTGCCACAAGATCGCCGTGATCAGCCTCAAGGGCGGCGTCGGCAAGACGACCACCACGACCGCCCTGGGCGCGACTCTCGCCACCGAGCGCCAGGACCGCGTCGTCGCGATCGACGCCAATCCGGACGCGGGTACCCTCAGCCGCCGTGTCCGTCGCGAAACCGGCGCGACCATCCGTGACCTCGTGGCCGAGATCCCGAATCTCACCAACTACATGTCCGTACGGCGCTTCACTTCCCAGTCCCCGAGCGGCCTCGAGGTCCTGGCCAACGAGGTGGACCCCGCTCTCTCCACGGCGTTCAACGACGAGGACTACCGACAGGTCGTCGGCTGCCTCGGACAGCACTACCCGATCATCCTCACCGACTCCGGCACCGGACTGCTGCACAGCGCGATGCGGGGCATCCTGGATTTCGCCGATCAACTCATCGTGGTCGCCACGCCCAGCGTGGACGGCGCGACCAGCGCCAGCACCACCCTGGACTGGCTCAACGCGCACCAGTACGAGGACCTCGTCAGCCGGAGTATCACCGTGGTGTCCGAGGCGCGCCGGAAGAGCAAGATGGTGAAGGTGAACGAGGTCGTGGACCACTTCCGTGCCCGGTGCCGGGGTGTGGTGGTGATCCCGTTCGACGAGCACCTTTCGACGGGCTCGGAGGTCGATCTGGAGCAGATGAAGGCACGGACCCGCGAGGCCTACTTCGACCTGGCGACGCTGGTGGCCGCGGACTTCCCCCGCACCCAGCCCGAAGCCGTGAGCTGGGCCGCCTCCTACCCTCACTCGGGATACAACGCGCCCAGCTATTTCGCCGCTCCCGCACGGGCGTGA
- a CDS encoding ATP-binding protein has translation MAGLEGIEQPRGDSRAAAARWSPAVEDERALKALELFGNPTEGEVPLPSRPESAAAARRLAQVVVLRQWGLSPKMAEDSVLLVSELVGNAVRHTGARVFGLRMRRRRGWIRVEVRDPSRGLPCLMPVQEMDISGRGLFLVDKLSDRWGVDLLPRGKTTWFEMRVADR, from the coding sequence ATGGCGGGGCTGGAGGGCATCGAACAGCCGCGGGGAGACAGCCGTGCGGCCGCGGCGCGCTGGTCGCCCGCGGTCGAGGACGAACGGGCGCTCAAAGCGCTGGAGTTGTTCGGCAATCCGACGGAGGGCGAGGTTCCGCTCCCGTCCCGCCCCGAGTCCGCCGCCGCGGCCCGCCGACTGGCCCAGGTCGTGGTCCTGCGCCAGTGGGGGCTCAGCCCCAAGATGGCCGAGGACTCGGTCCTGCTCGTCTCCGAACTCGTCGGCAACGCCGTACGGCACACCGGCGCCCGCGTCTTCGGCCTCCGGATGCGACGCCGGCGCGGCTGGATCCGCGTCGAGGTCCGCGACCCCTCCCGCGGGCTGCCCTGCCTGATGCCGGTTCAGGAGATGGACATCAGCGGGCGGGGCCTCTTCCTCGTCGACAAGCTGTCCGACCGGTGGGGCGTCGACCTGCTGCCCCGCGGGAAGACGACCTGGTTCGAGATGCGGGTCGCCGACCGCTAG
- a CDS encoding polysaccharide deacetylase family protein: MVRVTPSDRRSALRAGAGLVAGGAFAAGCSPAVSSSGAAVRPATVSRSPASRPAVSQPSARTPAAAPRAFPGQPAQITHGPRDRPRVALTFHGQGEPAIVRALLGEAERHGARVTVLAVGTWLDEHPGLARRVLDGGHDLGNHTQRHLDVNAMSEAEATAEIAGCAQRLRRLTGSVGTWFRPSRAARASPLVAALARRAGYPHVLSYDVDSLDFTSPGAPAVTRNVLDGIRNGSVVSLHFGYADTVAALPALLDELDRRGLRAVTATELIG; the protein is encoded by the coding sequence ATGGTTCGGGTGACCCCATCCGACCGCCGTTCCGCGCTGCGGGCGGGCGCCGGGCTCGTCGCCGGGGGTGCGTTCGCGGCCGGGTGCTCGCCCGCCGTGTCCTCCTCCGGCGCCGCCGTCCGGCCCGCCACCGTCTCCCGGTCCCCCGCCTCCCGGCCCGCCGTCTCCCAGCCCTCCGCCCGCACCCCCGCCGCCGCGCCGCGCGCCTTCCCCGGGCAGCCCGCCCAGATCACTCACGGCCCCCGCGACCGGCCCCGGGTCGCCCTCACCTTCCACGGACAGGGCGAGCCCGCCATCGTCCGCGCCCTGCTCGGCGAAGCCGAACGGCACGGCGCGCGGGTCACCGTCCTGGCCGTCGGGACCTGGCTCGACGAACATCCGGGTCTTGCCCGCCGGGTCCTCGACGGCGGCCACGACCTCGGCAACCACACCCAGCGGCACCTGGACGTCAACGCCATGTCCGAGGCCGAGGCGACTGCTGAGATCGCCGGGTGCGCACAGCGGCTGCGCCGGCTCACCGGATCCGTCGGCACCTGGTTCCGGCCCTCCCGAGCGGCCCGCGCATCCCCGCTCGTCGCCGCGCTGGCCCGGCGGGCCGGCTACCCGCACGTCCTGTCCTACGACGTCGACTCGCTCGACTTCACCTCGCCCGGCGCCCCCGCCGTCACCCGCAACGTCCTCGACGGGATCCGCAACGGGTCCGTCGTGAGCCTGCACTTCGGGTACGCGGACACGGTCGCCGCCCTCCCCGCCCTGCTGGACGAACTCGACCGCCGCGGACTGCGCGCGGTCACTGCCACGGAGCTGATCGGCTGA